Proteins from one Clostridium cellulovorans 743B genomic window:
- a CDS encoding non-ribosomal peptide synthetase, giving the protein MKMEVGQLYPLTHPQKRVWYNEKIYSNTSINNIGGYAKVKGIIDFKILERAINDFICNNPGIRLRFIETGNEVSQYINELEPYKLEIVDFSMYEDNKKRLEQWIEGQIKKRFNIIQSRLFDFAAVKVSEGETGIFVRMHHIICDGWSAEMAAREILTLYSNYMLEEKQQIIRTCSYLEFIQKETEYLQSEKFIEDRDFWISKFSKEPEFLSQEPDGEILGNRVTFKIHKDVLEKIRSFGHSMNTFFSAITLIYYNKISQQEDLSLGIPIFNRYGLRQKRTFGMFTSTMPFRMQLDNEISFSDFLSCISKEMKEYLKHQKYPYDILIQDLNAESKRIDRLYSIAVNCYNTSFAQKAADLEVDFFDMYGGYQFYNLQIIVKEWGEGADISFDYKRDLYSDESIEDLYKYFINIIEQGYQNKQCKLIDIKLVSDEVINSIVYKFNDTKKDYPKDRTIVQLFEEQVLKTPNKVAVSFENKTLTYDELNKRANKLAHGLIMKGMKQENIVALMVSHSLELFIGIMGALKAGCAYLPIDPNYPRERIEYILEDSKAAILITDAEDQSNVSKFNLEVINLNDERVYSKKIENPTSIAKPHNLAYLIYTSGSTGKPKGTMIEHRGLVNYIWWAKESYVKDQDDVFAVYSSLAFDLTVTSIFTPLISGIEAAVYRDDQKEYVLFRIIKDKKATIVKLTPAHLSLIKDLDNEESSVRRFIVGGEDFKTSLAEKVHESFKGKIEMFNEYGPTETVVGCMIYKYQLGIDTEGSVPIGIPADNVMLYILDKNLLPVAPGQVGELYISGDGVARGYINKPEITKERFIPNPFIDGYRMYKTGDLAFLNKDGVLVYKGREDFQVKIRGFRIELGEIECALERYKGIKSAVVLDVKSKNSNVSLCAFIVIEESIDLDNVNEFLRDNIPEYMVPSNIIIIDDIPLSPNGKVDRNKLPIPDLTASTDLILPQKEIEKNISKVFAEILEVEVVGINDGFYSLGGDSIKAIQAASKLSDINLRVSAGEIIKYQTISKIISYVENISSEVSKYEQGTISGVFDTTPIVSWFSEQAFKEKNYYNQSILIETKKALDKELMEKAFKQVIEHQDSLRLNYEIEKGKLFYNNNHLNDDFTLEYEAIEDGEDIDSHIIKMGIELKSAFDITNDLLIRAKIIEAKNKSLLLVTMHHLVVDGVSWRIFVEQLFIVYNGLTSGIKVRLPEKTASMLEWQRGLLEYCNTLKENKVLIDYWNNQKDNSFCIREDFQFNCQCGCDIVQEKQSLGVDTTQKLLKDANSTYNTEVIDLLVASLYVSLRKLTGSNNIQIDMEGHGRNLDSVDVTKTVGWFTSIFPVKLETNDEDLGSIIKTTKEVMRNIPDKGLSYGVLRYMDKSINNQYIKPEVRFNYLGQFGELNGNGDYQIINEYTGSDSSSKNHITAKVDINCMIINGDLVVEISYCSKEFAKSTITQIIDSFIGNIKTIVNFTCDQEEIYFTPSDFKVADISEDDLDALFQ; this is encoded by the coding sequence ATGAAAATGGAAGTAGGTCAATTATATCCTCTTACCCATCCACAGAAGAGGGTTTGGTATAATGAAAAAATATACTCCAATACCTCGATTAATAATATTGGAGGATATGCTAAAGTCAAAGGAATAATTGACTTTAAGATATTAGAAAGAGCAATTAATGACTTTATATGTAATAATCCTGGAATCAGACTTAGGTTTATAGAGACGGGTAATGAAGTAAGTCAATACATAAATGAATTGGAGCCATATAAATTAGAAATTGTCGACTTTAGTATGTATGAAGACAATAAAAAAAGATTAGAACAGTGGATTGAAGGACAAATCAAAAAAAGATTTAACATCATACAATCAAGGTTATTTGATTTTGCAGCGGTAAAAGTTTCAGAGGGTGAAACTGGAATATTTGTGAGGATGCATCACATTATCTGTGATGGATGGTCTGCAGAGATGGCTGCAAGGGAGATCTTAACGTTATATTCTAACTATATGTTGGAGGAAAAACAACAAATAATAAGGACATGCTCCTATTTAGAATTTATTCAAAAAGAAACTGAATACTTGCAATCAGAAAAATTCATTGAAGATAGAGATTTCTGGATAAGTAAGTTTAGTAAGGAACCTGAGTTTTTATCACAAGAGCCTGATGGAGAAATATTAGGAAATAGAGTTACCTTCAAAATTCACAAGGATGTACTGGAGAAAATAAGGAGTTTTGGACACTCAATGAATACTTTTTTCTCTGCTATTACGCTTATTTACTATAACAAAATAAGTCAACAAGAAGATTTATCATTGGGTATTCCAATTTTTAACCGTTATGGGTTAAGACAAAAAAGAACCTTTGGAATGTTTACAAGTACTATGCCTTTTAGAATGCAACTTGATAATGAAATTTCTTTTTCTGATTTTCTTAGTTGTATCTCTAAGGAAATGAAAGAATATTTAAAGCATCAGAAATATCCTTATGATATTTTAATTCAGGATTTAAATGCTGAAAGTAAGAGAATAGATAGGCTTTATAGTATTGCTGTCAATTGTTATAATACAAGCTTTGCTCAGAAAGCAGCAGATCTTGAAGTGGATTTTTTTGATATGTACGGTGGATATCAATTCTATAACCTCCAAATCATAGTTAAGGAGTGGGGAGAAGGAGCTGATATTTCCTTTGACTATAAAAGAGATTTATATTCTGATGAAAGCATAGAGGATCTATATAAGTATTTTATAAATATAATAGAACAAGGTTATCAAAATAAACAATGTAAACTGATTGATATTAAGCTTGTTTCTGACGAAGTCATCAATTCTATAGTTTACAAGTTCAATGATACTAAGAAGGATTATCCTAAGGATAGAACTATTGTACAGCTATTTGAAGAGCAAGTTTTAAAGACTCCAAATAAGGTAGCTGTTTCTTTCGAAAATAAAACTTTAACTTATGATGAACTGAATAAAAGAGCAAATAAATTGGCTCATGGTTTAATAATGAAAGGCATGAAACAAGAAAATATTGTGGCTTTAATGGTTTCTCATTCATTAGAATTATTTATTGGAATTATGGGAGCATTGAAGGCTGGATGTGCTTACTTACCAATAGATCCAAATTACCCAAGAGAACGTATAGAATATATATTAGAGGACTCTAAAGCAGCTATTTTGATTACGGATGCTGAGGACCAAAGCAATGTAAGCAAATTTAATCTTGAAGTAATTAATTTGAATGATGAAAGAGTTTACTCTAAGAAAATAGAGAATCCTACTTCTATTGCTAAGCCTCATAATCTTGCTTATTTAATATATACATCTGGCTCAACAGGAAAGCCAAAAGGAACTATGATTGAGCATAGAGGGCTAGTAAATTATATTTGGTGGGCTAAAGAAAGCTATGTTAAAGATCAAGATGATGTATTTGCTGTTTACTCTTCTCTTGCGTTCGATTTAACTGTTACATCAATTTTTACTCCATTGATAAGTGGTATAGAAGCGGCTGTATATAGAGATGATCAAAAAGAATATGTATTATTTAGAATTATAAAGGATAAAAAGGCTACAATAGTTAAATTAACACCTGCACATCTTTCGCTGATAAAGGACTTAGATAACGAAGAATCTTCAGTAAGAAGATTTATAGTTGGGGGAGAAGATTTTAAAACATCATTAGCGGAGAAGGTTCATGAGAGTTTTAAAGGCAAAATTGAAATGTTCAACGAATATGGACCAACTGAAACTGTAGTTGGATGCATGATTTACAAATATCAATTAGGTATAGATACAGAGGGGTCTGTTCCAATAGGTATACCAGCTGATAATGTAATGCTGTATATTCTTGATAAAAATTTATTGCCTGTTGCCCCAGGTCAAGTAGGTGAGTTGTATATTTCAGGAGATGGCGTAGCTAGGGGATATATAAATAAACCTGAAATCACCAAAGAGCGATTTATTCCAAATCCTTTTATTGATGGATATAGAATGTATAAAACAGGAGATTTAGCTTTTCTAAATAAAGATGGTGTATTAGTTTACAAGGGAAGAGAAGATTTTCAAGTTAAGATAAGAGGTTTTAGGATAGAGCTTGGAGAGATTGAATGTGCTCTTGAGCGATATAAAGGTATTAAAAGTGCTGTAGTTTTGGATGTAAAAAGTAAAAATAGTAATGTGTCATTGTGTGCATTTATAGTAATTGAAGAAAGTATTGACTTAGATAATGTGAATGAATTTTTAAGAGATAATATACCAGAGTATATGGTTCCTTCTAATATCATTATAATTGATGATATACCATTGTCTCCAAATGGTAAAGTTGATAGAAATAAGCTACCTATTCCAGATTTAACTGCTTCAACAGACTTGATTCTTCCGCAAAAGGAAATAGAAAAGAATATTTCTAAGGTATTTGCAGAAATTCTTGAAGTGGAAGTTGTTGGAATTAATGATGGCTTTTATTCTCTTGGTGGTGATTCAATAAAAGCAATTCAAGCTGCTTCTAAATTAAGTGATATAAATCTTAGAGTATCTGCTGGAGAGATTATAAAGTATCAGACTATATCGAAAATTATAAGTTATGTAGAGAATATAAGTTCTGAAGTATCTAAGTACGAACAAGGTACGATAAGTGGTGTATTTGATACCACTCCAATTGTAAGTTGGTTTTCTGAACAAGCTTTTAAAGAAAAGAATTATTACAATCAATCAATTCTTATTGAAACAAAGAAAGCTTTGGATAAGGAATTAATGGAGAAAGCATTTAAGCAGGTAATTGAGCACCAAGATAGCTTAAGACTAAATTATGAAATTGAAAAGGGTAAGCTATTCTACAATAACAATCATTTGAATGATGATTTCACTTTAGAATATGAAGCTATAGAAGATGGAGAAGATATTGATTCTCATATTATTAAGATGGGAATAGAATTGAAATCAGCATTTGATATTACTAATGATTTATTGATTAGAGCAAAAATTATTGAAGCTAAAAATAAATCCCTACTATTAGTGACTATGCATCATTTAGTAGTAGATGGTGTATCATGGCGTATTTTTGTTGAACAATTATTTATAGTATATAATGGGTTGACTAGTGGGATCAAAGTTAGGTTGCCAGAAAAAACTGCATCAATGTTAGAATGGCAAAGAGGCCTTCTAGAATATTGCAACACTTTAAAAGAAAATAAGGTTCTTATTGACTATTGGAACAACCAAAAAGACAATAGTTTCTGTATAAGGGAAGATTTTCAATTTAATTGTCAGTGTGGATGTGATATAGTACAGGAAAAGCAAAGTTTGGGGGTAGATACTACTCAAAAACTATTGAAGGATGCAAATAGTACTTATAATACAGAAGTAATAGACTTGTTAGTTGCATCATTGTATGTTTCCCTTAGAAAGCTTACTGGTAGCAATAATATTCAAATTGATATGGAGGGGCATGGAAGAAACTTAGATAGCGTTGACGTAACAAAAACTGTTGGTTGGTTTACTTCTATATTTCCAGTAAAATTGGAAACTAATGATGAAGATTTAGGAAGTATAATAAAAACAACTAAGGAAGTAATGCGAAATATACCAGACAAAGGACTAAGCTACGGTGTATTAAGGTATATGGATAAGTCCATTAATAATCAATATATTAAACCAGAAGTAAGATTTAATTACCTAGGTCAGTTTGGAGAGCTAAATGGAAATGGTGATTATCAAATAATTAATGAATATACTGGATCTGATAGTTCATCAAAAAATCATATTACAGCAAAAGTTGATATTAACTGCATGATAATTAATGGCGATTTAGTGGTTGAAATCAGTTACTGTAGTAAAGAGTTTGCGAAATCTACTATAACACAGATTATAGATAGTTTTATAGGTAATATTAAGACTATAGTTAATTTTACATGTGATCAAGAGGAAATATATTTTACTCCATCAGATTTCAAAGTAGCGGATATTTCAGAAGATGATTTAGATGCCTTATTCCAATAA